CAACCTGCCTGGATAGCTGTTTTTACTTCTTTGCGCCCCGGATTTTTTCTTGTTGCCTCCACAAAAACAGCTTTGGGGATGTATAACCTGCCCCAAAGCTGTTTCGGAAGTTCTATAAGCCCGAGGCGAGACAGTGCAATTAAGGGAGAAGTATCGCTAACAACGGTCGTTTCCAAGGGCATCTATCTCCCTTAGCGTGCGCAGGTCCTCTTCTAAGTCTTCGACTCCGTAATTTATGCCAAGGCCATACTCAGCAAGGAGCTCCATAAAGTCCGCGTAGGACAGGCCAGCTATTTCCGCAGCTTTCCCTAAACTTACCCTGCCTTCTCCATATAAAGTAACGGCGAACCTTACTAAAAGCTCCCTTGATAGGTCTTTTTCCTTAAAACCGAGAAATGTTACCACCTCATCAGGTATATTTACGGCTACTTGCTTCATCTTCGCCACCCCCACAAATACCCACTGCAAATGTTCAACTCAGCTGGCGCGTTCAGCAGGAATGAAACAGCCGGTTATTTTAGGCGGC
This DNA window, taken from Bacillota bacterium, encodes the following:
- a CDS encoding UPF0175 family protein codes for the protein MKQVAVNIPDEVVTFLGFKEKDLSRELLVRFAVTLYGEGRVSLGKAAEIAGLSYADFMELLAEYGLGINYGVEDLEEDLRTLREIDALGNDRC